A region from the Kineothrix sp. IPX-CK genome encodes:
- a CDS encoding ABC transporter permease produces MKKFLIRRLLLSIVILFFVSFIIYSIERCLPTSYVEGKARQMSQKAGARPYEELLEQLTNSYGLEGNMLQGYAKWLSNAVKGEFGDSWVWSKPVTEKFKDVIWYSFAMSGISFIFQVIVAIPLGILSARKQYSRADYAVTVFALIGISLPTFFIATLLKWVFSINLGWFDLYGIVGRMHEQLSPIGQLLDMGKHLILPVVTLTVVSVGNLMRYTRTNMLEVLNSDYIRTARAKGLSENRVINYHAFRNILIPIVTLLGSTIPTLFGGAMITETLFQIPGIGYTSYLSLTQGDVPFTMFYMVFLAILTLLGTLIADILYAVVDPRVRVN; encoded by the coding sequence ATGAAGAAATTTTTAATCAGAAGACTATTACTCAGTATTGTTATACTGTTTTTTGTTTCTTTCATCATTTATTCCATAGAACGCTGCCTGCCAACCTCCTATGTGGAAGGAAAGGCAAGACAAATGTCTCAGAAGGCGGGGGCGAGGCCCTATGAGGAGCTGTTGGAGCAGCTGACGAATTCTTACGGACTGGAAGGAAATATGCTGCAGGGATATGCGAAGTGGCTTTCCAACGCTGTAAAGGGAGAGTTCGGGGATTCATGGGTTTGGAGTAAGCCAGTTACCGAGAAGTTTAAAGATGTGATATGGTATTCCTTTGCCATGTCCGGTATATCTTTTATTTTCCAGGTAATAGTAGCAATTCCTCTTGGTATTTTGTCTGCGAGAAAGCAATACAGCAGGGCAGATTATGCGGTCACAGTATTTGCGCTTATCGGTATTTCCCTTCCTACCTTTTTCATAGCTACTTTATTGAAATGGGTATTCTCCATCAATCTGGGATGGTTTGATTTGTATGGAATTGTTGGCCGTATGCACGAACAGCTTTCACCCATAGGACAACTTTTGGATATGGGCAAACATTTGATATTGCCTGTCGTTACGCTTACAGTTGTCAGTGTAGGTAATTTGATGCGCTATACCCGGACCAATATGCTGGAGGTACTTAATTCCGACTATATTCGTACGGCCAGAGCCAAAGGACTTTCTGAGAACAGGGTAATTAATTATCATGCATTCCGCAATATACTCATCCCTATCGTAACCTTGCTTGGAAGTACGATTCCTACCTTGTTCGGCGGTGCGATGATTACGGAGACTTTATTTCAGATTCCCGGAATCGGATATACCTCTTATTTGAGCCTGACACAAGGAGATGTACCGTTTACCATGTTTTACATGGTGTTCCTTGCGATACTGACGTTGTTAGGAACGCTGATTGCGGATATCCTGTATGCGGTAGTAGACCCAAGGGTCAGAGTAAATTAG
- a CDS encoding DUF885 domain-containing protein, giving the protein MKKFMNLHLSNKRKAAIFSSFALLLLAGSFSFFSTKDSRSFQNFAKDFFVSELTANTLNMHYTVATPSSFGIDSYESVLPFYSKEDKEASLQEIVTSLERLYSLDDSKLNEQDAYTYRLLVPYLENEKTGISLYYYSAPLSPSSGMQSQLPILLAEYAFRNKRDVDDYLALLDQTDTYFEGIAQYLKEQSAEGLFMPDYSVDKVIEQCDTIMDESSLSQGTHFLNTTFEERLDSLLSSGIISEEEKQYYISQNNRLLTTVMLPAYQKLGDELILLRGSGKNENGLYYYPGGREYYKYILRSHTASYRDIDSIKALLFQDFNDNFDSMYGLLQSKPSILTAQETSSVSFRFEEPSDMLKSLQQMMQEDFPALSEASQGGELPICTIKSISKNLEEYSSPAFYLTPPLDDIRENVIYINQKNNDGGVELYTTLAHEGYPGHLYQTVYSQLYFNKTDVNPIRSLLSYSGYAEGWAMYVELMAYDYAKALMKDTNPGAEGLYESYKLDRQIQLCLYSLLDIAIHYEGANYKQVHKILSTIGISNVATTRAIYEYIVEEPGTYLKYYLGYLEVLELKKEAQRLWGNDYSEYRFHKFYLENGPADFTNLKLQLEKNKDTKKS; this is encoded by the coding sequence TTGAAAAAATTCATGAACCTTCATCTTTCCAATAAACGCAAGGCGGCGATTTTTTCCTCTTTCGCATTACTGCTCCTTGCAGGCTCCTTTTCCTTTTTCTCCACTAAGGATTCCCGATCCTTTCAGAATTTCGCCAAGGACTTCTTCGTCTCAGAGCTGACGGCAAACACCTTGAATATGCACTATACTGTAGCAACTCCTTCTTCCTTTGGCATAGACTCCTACGAGTCTGTCCTTCCTTTTTACTCCAAGGAGGATAAAGAGGCTTCCCTGCAGGAAATAGTTACTTCTTTGGAACGTCTGTATTCTCTTGATGATTCCAAATTAAACGAACAGGATGCTTATACTTATCGACTGCTCGTACCCTATCTGGAAAATGAGAAGACTGGTATTTCTCTATATTATTATTCTGCTCCGCTCTCTCCTTCCTCAGGAATGCAGTCGCAGCTTCCTATTTTGCTCGCAGAATACGCTTTCAGGAACAAAAGAGATGTGGATGACTATCTGGCCCTCCTGGACCAGACCGATACTTATTTTGAGGGCATTGCCCAGTACCTTAAGGAGCAGTCCGCAGAAGGGCTTTTTATGCCCGATTATTCTGTAGATAAAGTCATAGAACAATGCGATACGATCATGGATGAATCCTCCCTTTCACAAGGTACCCATTTCCTAAATACAACCTTTGAGGAAAGGCTGGATTCCCTGCTTTCCTCCGGCATAATATCAGAGGAAGAGAAACAGTATTATATATCCCAGAACAATAGGCTGCTTACTACTGTTATGCTCCCTGCCTATCAAAAGCTGGGAGATGAGCTGATTCTGTTAAGGGGCAGCGGAAAGAACGAAAACGGCCTGTATTATTATCCGGGCGGACGTGAGTACTATAAATATATCCTGCGTTCCCACACCGCCTCCTATCGAGATATCGACAGCATCAAGGCGCTGCTTTTCCAGGATTTCAATGATAATTTCGACTCTATGTACGGCCTTTTACAGAGCAAGCCTTCTATTCTGACTGCACAAGAGACATCCAGCGTCTCGTTCCGTTTCGAAGAACCTTCCGATATGCTAAAAAGTCTTCAGCAAATGATGCAGGAGGACTTCCCCGCTTTATCCGAAGCTTCGCAGGGGGGAGAGCTGCCCATCTGTACAATAAAGTCCATTTCAAAAAACCTGGAGGAATATAGCAGTCCCGCCTTCTATCTTACTCCTCCTTTGGATGACATAAGAGAGAATGTGATATATATCAACCAGAAAAATAACGACGGGGGAGTGGAGCTTTACACAACACTCGCCCATGAAGGCTATCCCGGTCACCTGTACCAGACAGTTTACTCTCAGCTATACTTCAATAAAACTGATGTCAATCCCATTCGTTCCCTTCTGTCCTACAGCGGTTATGCGGAAGGATGGGCGATGTATGTAGAGCTTATGGCCTATGATTATGCGAAGGCCCTTATGAAGGATACGAATCCAGGCGCAGAGGGACTTTATGAATCCTATAAGCTGGACCGCCAGATACAGCTTTGCCTCTATTCCTTATTGGACATTGCCATTCATTACGAGGGAGCGAATTATAAGCAGGTACACAAAATATTATCCACTATCGGAATCTCCAACGTCGCCACTACAAGAGCGATTTATGAGTATATCGTGGAGGAACCGGGCACTTATTTAAAATATTATTTGGGATACTTGGAAGTTCTTGAATTAAAGAAAGAAGCACAGCGGCTATGGGGAAATGACTACAGCGAATATCGCTTCCACAAGTTTTATCTGGAAAATGGCCCTGCCGATTTCACCAATCTGAAATTGCAGCTGGAAAAAAATAAGGATACAAAAAAATCTTAA
- a CDS encoding ABC transporter substrate-binding protein has product MKKRIISLMLASVMVISTLAACGSSNTGTNETPAETPAAETEATDESAAQTGSDTPLVVGYRDFSEKFSMFFSETEYDKDVAAMTQVMLTDVDRSGAVVMNGIEGETINYGGTDYTYTGIADTTVTQNDNDTTTYDFKLRDDITFSDGEPLTADDVIFNLYVYLDSAYDGFTTLNTLPIIGLKNYQANSTAADSVTADDVATYVESMPEALQTAVSENIIAPTLTAEKDWCTENYEAQGAASAEEFFVACYSTDDSYDIAGKDYDTIVSDVIAMYGGDYKTLGSNYAGDEAYFDADVTSLAEKLLIEEKVAAGEGEEVPNIEGVKKLGDYEVSVTINGFDAAAIYKFVELGIAPLHYYGDKSQYNYDNNQFGFPRGDLSIVKEKTTTPMGAGPYKFVKYENKVVYFEANDTYFKSAPKIKNVQFKESDESDMIPGVQQGTVDLSNPDGSKKAFEQIAEINGNGELDGDVIMTDRVDNLGYGYIGINADTVNVGGEASSEQSKDLRKAIATVLSVYRDVSIDSYYGDAASVINYPISNTSWAAPQKSDEGYQVAYSVDAEGNPIYTDSMSAEDKYDAALQAALGYFEAAGYTVTDGKLTAAPAGAKLTYEIIIGGDGKGDHPSFAILTDAKAAFETIGFTLEINDPTDTNIMWDKTNARTQELWAAAWQAEPDPDMYQTYHSESTASNYYQIADPDLDAYIMDARTSSDQGYRKSIYKECLNIIMDWAVEIPVYQRQNCIIYSPERINADTFTPGVTTYYKWWKEIENLEMK; this is encoded by the coding sequence ATGAAAAAGAGAATCATTTCTCTTATGCTTGCGTCTGTAATGGTAATCAGTACTTTGGCGGCATGCGGTTCCAGCAATACGGGAACAAACGAAACGCCTGCTGAAACACCTGCTGCAGAGACGGAAGCCACAGATGAAAGCGCTGCGCAGACGGGCAGCGACACACCCTTAGTTGTAGGGTATCGGGATTTCAGTGAGAAATTCAGCATGTTCTTCAGCGAGACAGAATATGACAAAGACGTTGCGGCAATGACACAGGTAATGCTGACGGATGTAGACCGCTCAGGTGCGGTAGTAATGAATGGAATCGAGGGAGAGACCATCAATTACGGCGGAACAGACTATACTTATACGGGAATTGCCGATACCACGGTAACACAAAACGATAATGACACGACAACTTATGACTTTAAGCTGCGTGACGATATTACCTTCAGCGATGGAGAACCGCTCACGGCAGATGATGTTATTTTTAACTTATATGTATATTTAGATTCTGCCTATGACGGATTTACGACATTGAACACACTTCCTATCATAGGCCTTAAGAATTATCAGGCGAACTCTACGGCGGCGGACAGCGTAACGGCTGATGATGTAGCGACTTATGTAGAATCCATGCCGGAAGCATTACAGACGGCAGTATCCGAGAACATAATCGCACCTACACTAACGGCGGAGAAGGATTGGTGTACAGAAAACTATGAAGCACAGGGGGCAGCTTCCGCAGAAGAATTCTTTGTAGCTTGCTACAGCACGGATGACTCCTATGATATAGCAGGAAAAGACTATGACACTATCGTAAGCGATGTCATCGCTATGTACGGCGGAGATTATAAAACTCTTGGAAGCAATTATGCAGGAGATGAAGCTTATTTTGACGCTGATGTTACTTCACTGGCAGAGAAACTGCTGATTGAAGAAAAGGTGGCAGCAGGCGAAGGCGAGGAAGTTCCTAATATCGAAGGCGTTAAAAAGCTTGGCGATTATGAAGTGTCAGTTACGATAAATGGATTTGACGCTGCAGCAATTTACAAGTTTGTTGAACTCGGTATTGCTCCGCTTCATTACTATGGCGATAAGTCACAGTACAATTATGACAACAATCAGTTCGGCTTTCCCAGAGGTGACCTGAGCATAGTAAAAGAGAAAACAACAACTCCTATGGGAGCTGGTCCCTATAAATTTGTTAAATACGAAAACAAGGTTGTTTACTTTGAAGCAAATGATACTTATTTCAAGAGCGCTCCGAAAATTAAAAATGTACAGTTTAAGGAATCTGATGAATCTGATATGATTCCGGGTGTACAGCAGGGTACTGTCGATTTATCAAATCCTGACGGAAGTAAAAAAGCATTTGAACAAATTGCTGAAATCAACGGCAACGGAGAGCTTGACGGAGATGTTATCATGACGGATCGAGTGGATAATCTGGGTTATGGTTATATCGGTATCAATGCGGACACAGTTAATGTGGGCGGAGAGGCATCCTCTGAACAGTCGAAAGATTTAAGAAAAGCAATCGCTACGGTTCTTTCCGTATATCGTGACGTGTCCATCGATTCATACTATGGCGATGCGGCAAGCGTAATCAATTATCCGATTTCCAATACTTCCTGGGCGGCTCCTCAGAAATCTGACGAAGGCTATCAGGTAGCTTATTCTGTGGATGCAGAAGGCAATCCGATTTATACGGATTCTATGAGCGCGGAAGATAAATATGATGCAGCACTTCAAGCAGCGCTGGGATATTTTGAAGCGGCTGGTTATACCGTAACGGATGGTAAGCTGACAGCAGCTCCGGCAGGTGCGAAGCTGACTTATGAAATCATAATTGGCGGTGACGGTAAAGGCGACCATCCGAGTTTTGCAATCCTTACGGACGCGAAAGCAGCATTCGAAACGATTGGATTTACATTAGAAATCAACGATCCTACCGATACAAATATCATGTGGGATAAGACCAACGCACGTACACAAGAACTTTGGGCAGCGGCATGGCAGGCAGAGCCTGACCCGGATATGTATCAGACCTATCACAGCGAGAGCACTGCAAGCAATTACTACCAAATTGCGGATCCGGATTTGGACGCTTACATCATGGATGCGAGAACGAGCTCAGATCAGGGTTACCGTAAATCTATTTATAAAGAATGCTTGAACATCATTATGGATTGGGCGGTTGAAATTCCGGTTTACCAGAGACAGAACTGTATTATTTACAGCCCTGAACGTATTAATGCGGATACCTTTACTCCGGGAGTAACCACATACTACAAATGGTGGAAAGAAATCGAGAATTTAGAAATGAAATAA
- a CDS encoding ABC transporter ATP-binding protein yields the protein MSFFNKEKTKDANYISARESRAISKENKKITDEIEKKRKRKHIPEEEYVTKMKNPDNVVEFDNVHTYFFTDIGTVKSVDGVSFDVPQGKTVGIVGESGCGKSVTSLSLMQLVQRPQGQTVEGEIRFNTGEQAINVVNAPMETMQKLRGNYMSMIFQEPMTSLNPVFRIGLQVDEVITLHNPQMSKEEVKKRTIEMLELVGIANSEGVYRMYPHELSGGMRQRICIAMGLACNPRLIIADEPTTALDVTIQAQILDLLRGLKDKINSSIMLITHDLGVIAEMADYVVVMYAGRVVEQGTVQEIFNSPKHPYTVGLMASKPVVGKEIDRLYSIPGKVPNPVNMPDYCYFRDRCEKSVEACMGKYPGQTSLSPTHMVNCYLYEEGMVSNKKNEMKEGE from the coding sequence ATGAGCTTTTTTAATAAAGAAAAAACAAAGGACGCAAACTATATCTCTGCCAGGGAATCCAGAGCGATATCGAAAGAAAATAAGAAAATAACGGATGAAATAGAGAAGAAGCGTAAACGTAAGCATATTCCTGAAGAAGAATATGTGACAAAGATGAAGAATCCCGATAATGTTGTGGAATTCGATAACGTGCATACCTATTTCTTCACCGATATCGGAACGGTTAAATCCGTTGACGGAGTTTCTTTCGACGTGCCGCAAGGCAAGACGGTAGGCATCGTAGGGGAATCCGGCTGCGGAAAGTCAGTGACCAGTCTTTCTCTGATGCAGCTCGTACAGCGTCCGCAGGGGCAGACGGTGGAGGGTGAGATTCGTTTCAATACCGGAGAGCAGGCGATTAATGTGGTGAACGCGCCTATGGAGACGATGCAGAAGCTTCGCGGCAACTACATGTCCATGATATTTCAGGAACCGATGACGAGCCTCAACCCGGTATTCCGTATCGGTTTGCAGGTGGATGAGGTCATCACGCTTCACAATCCACAAATGAGCAAAGAGGAAGTGAAGAAACGTACGATAGAGATGCTGGAGCTGGTAGGCATTGCCAACAGTGAGGGAGTGTATAGGATGTACCCTCACGAGTTGTCCGGCGGTATGCGGCAGAGAATTTGTATCGCCATGGGACTGGCGTGCAACCCAAGACTCATCATAGCGGACGAGCCGACTACGGCGTTAGATGTGACGATTCAGGCGCAGATTCTCGATCTTCTGCGCGGTTTAAAGGATAAGATTAATTCCAGCATTATGCTGATCACCCATGACTTAGGCGTAATTGCGGAGATGGCGGACTATGTCGTAGTAATGTATGCCGGCCGCGTGGTGGAGCAGGGAACTGTTCAAGAAATTTTCAATTCTCCCAAGCACCCTTATACAGTAGGGCTTATGGCATCCAAGCCGGTGGTGGGGAAAGAAATCGACCGTCTTTACAGCATTCCCGGTAAGGTGCCTAACCCGGTCAATATGCCGGATTACTGCTATTTCAGGGATCGGTGCGAGAAAAGCGTGGAGGCGTGCATGGGCAAGTATCCCGGGCAGACGTCGCTTAGTCCAACCCACATGGTGAACTGTTACCTCTATGAGGAAGGTATGGTCAGCAATAAAAAGAACGAAATGAAGGAGGGAGAATAA
- a CDS encoding ABC transporter permease: MSADSNKQDKDVQRDLEQNQNEYISTSGALDDEQRVKVLSPGALVAKRFFRNKLAMAGLIILVTMFSFSFIGGMLTPYGESQVFRKNDVILKDFAMMSENNDFLYTNAEGKDFPSIAGAKMILAVNNGETAFEAKDVTYSLIKEDENLYQVAQLSPVANVLTLKGKSSFTAEEESGAVSEAMKNAYEAAVAAGEDNFEAEGVSYYIVKNGKESAISIMDRTALASKKVFSAQGGTTLSYEFKLNAEKAFNDHASSFSADGNTYELEAGENTGFIRLDGEDYAIISAYAVRPVGSEALSLPFIRAVQESVLANEASMEYTADGGDSTHYKIETKGNEFKIRSEQMTQLNDDFASPNKAHFMGTDGNGMDVLTRLMYGGRISLMIGFVAIAIEILFGVVIGGIAGYFGKWIDTILMRVVDVVICIPAMPLYIIVGSIMDYYQIDPRIRIYLLCAILGLINWPPIARMVRGQILSFREQEFMTATEATGIRVSRRIFKHLIPNVIPNLIVIATMGLGEIIIMEATLSFLGIGVKFPYASWGNIINSVNDIFVMTNYWFVWIPAGFLILITVLGFNFVGDGLRDAFDPKMKR; this comes from the coding sequence ATGAGCGCAGATAGTAATAAGCAGGACAAGGATGTGCAGAGAGATTTGGAGCAAAATCAGAATGAGTATATCAGCACCTCCGGGGCGTTGGATGATGAGCAGAGAGTAAAGGTATTGTCGCCGGGGGCGTTGGTAGCGAAACGATTTTTTAGAAACAAGCTGGCAATGGCAGGACTTATCATTCTGGTAACGATGTTTTCATTTTCCTTTATAGGAGGTATGCTCACTCCTTATGGGGAATCTCAGGTTTTCAGGAAAAATGATGTTATTTTGAAGGACTTCGCCATGATGTCTGAGAATAACGATTTTCTATATACCAATGCGGAAGGGAAGGATTTCCCCTCTATTGCCGGAGCGAAGATGATTTTGGCAGTCAATAATGGGGAGACTGCCTTTGAAGCAAAGGATGTGACTTACTCTCTCATAAAAGAGGACGAAAATTTGTATCAGGTTGCGCAGCTTTCTCCGGTAGCCAACGTATTGACCTTAAAGGGAAAGAGCAGTTTTACTGCGGAAGAAGAAAGCGGCGCCGTATCGGAGGCTATGAAGAATGCATATGAGGCGGCTGTTGCGGCAGGAGAAGACAACTTTGAAGCCGAGGGTGTTTCTTATTATATCGTGAAAAACGGAAAAGAAAGCGCGATTTCCATAATGGACAGAACGGCTCTGGCAAGCAAGAAAGTATTCAGTGCACAAGGTGGGACAACACTTTCCTATGAATTTAAGTTAAACGCTGAGAAAGCTTTTAACGATCATGCATCCTCCTTTAGTGCGGATGGAAATACGTACGAGCTGGAGGCAGGAGAAAATACCGGCTTTATACGCTTGGATGGAGAAGACTATGCGATTATCTCTGCCTATGCGGTTCGTCCGGTAGGCAGCGAGGCGCTTTCCCTGCCCTTTATCAGAGCAGTCCAGGAGTCGGTGCTTGCAAATGAGGCCTCCATGGAATATACGGCGGACGGCGGTGACAGCACACACTATAAGATTGAAACGAAGGGAAATGAATTCAAGATTCGCTCTGAGCAGATGACACAGCTCAACGATGATTTCGCATCTCCTAACAAAGCACATTTTATGGGGACTGATGGAAACGGCATGGACGTGCTTACCCGGCTGATGTACGGCGGCCGCATCTCCCTGATGATCGGCTTCGTGGCGATTGCTATTGAGATTTTATTCGGAGTGGTCATCGGTGGCATAGCGGGATACTTTGGGAAATGGATCGATACCATCCTTATGCGTGTGGTGGATGTCGTTATCTGTATTCCGGCGATGCCCTTATATATTATCGTGGGCTCTATCATGGACTATTACCAGATAGACCCCAGAATTCGTATTTATCTGCTCTGTGCGATTTTGGGACTTATTAACTGGCCTCCTATTGCGAGAATGGTGCGCGGACAGATTCTTTCCTTCAGAGAGCAGGAGTTTATGACGGCAACGGAAGCTACGGGTATCCGTGTGTCCAGAAGAATATTCAAGCATTTGATTCCTAATGTAATCCCTAATCTCATCGTTATCGCAACTATGGGTCTGGGTGAGATCATCATTATGGAGGCGACCTTAAGTTTCCTCGGAATCGGTGTAAAGTTCCCCTATGCGTCATGGGGCAATATCATCAATTCCGTAAACGATATATTCGTCATGACGAATTATTGGTTCGTATGGATTCCGGCAGGGTTCCTCATATTGATTACGGTGCTTGGATTTAACTTTGTCGGCGACGGGCTTCGAGATGCGTTTGACCCGAAGATGAAAAGGTAG
- a CDS encoding dipeptide ABC transporter ATP-binding protein, protein MNTVLKETAYEPLKHDDNILEVSHLKKYFPIKGGVFSKVVGQVKAVDDVSFSIKRGTTMGLVGESGCGKSTTGRTLLRLIDKTDGEVLFAGTDIYSLNKREMRALRPKMQIIFQDPYSSLSPRLPVGEIIGEAVREHKLVPKNGLDEYVTKIMASCGLQTYHKDRYPHEFSGGQRQRICIARALALNPEFIVCDEPVSALDVSIQAQIINLLKDLQEEFGLTYLFISHDLSVVEHISDTVGVMYLGSIVETGATEDIFANPLHPYTKALFSAIPVPDPDMKRNRIILEGSIPSPANPPAGCKFHTRCKDCMEICKTQEPVSKDMGNGHVVKCHLYD, encoded by the coding sequence ATGAATACGGTTTTAAAAGAAACAGCTTATGAACCTCTGAAACACGACGATAACATTTTAGAAGTTTCCCATCTGAAAAAGTATTTTCCAATAAAAGGCGGTGTCTTTTCCAAGGTAGTAGGGCAGGTAAAGGCGGTGGACGACGTGTCTTTTTCCATTAAGAGGGGAACCACTATGGGATTAGTAGGGGAGTCCGGCTGCGGCAAATCCACCACAGGAAGAACGCTTCTCCGCCTTATAGACAAGACGGATGGAGAAGTTCTGTTTGCGGGAACGGACATCTACTCACTTAACAAGAGAGAGATGCGCGCCCTTCGTCCTAAGATGCAGATTATTTTTCAAGATCCATATTCCAGTCTTTCCCCGAGGCTTCCCGTAGGCGAGATTATCGGAGAAGCAGTTAGAGAGCACAAGCTTGTGCCTAAGAACGGGCTGGATGAATATGTAACGAAGATTATGGCTTCCTGTGGTCTGCAGACCTATCATAAGGATCGGTACCCTCATGAGTTTTCGGGCGGACAAAGGCAGAGAATCTGTATTGCCAGAGCGTTGGCACTGAATCCCGAGTTCATCGTATGCGATGAGCCGGTATCCGCGCTGGATGTATCCATTCAGGCTCAGATCATCAACCTGTTAAAAGATTTGCAGGAAGAATTCGGTCTGACGTATCTGTTCATCTCCCACGATTTATCAGTGGTGGAGCATATATCGGATACCGTGGGCGTTATGTACCTTGGCAGTATCGTAGAGACCGGCGCTACGGAGGATATTTTTGCGAATCCTCTGCACCCCTATACGAAAGCTCTTTTCAGTGCTATTCCCGTACCCGACCCGGACATGAAGCGGAACCGCATTATCTTAGAAGGAAGTATCCCTTCTCCGGCTAATCCTCCGGCAGGCTGCAAGTTCCATACGAGATGTAAGGACTGCATGGAAATTTGTAAGACGCAGGAACCGGTGTCCAAAGACATGGGAAATGGCCATGTGGTAAAATGCCATTTATATGATTGA
- the chvE gene encoding multiple monosaccharide ABC transporter substrate-binding protein, with product MKRKLLSAIISVAMAATLLAGCGSTVATTETPAVTETTEDTAAPAEDTTEPAADTAASGAGKKVGVAMPTQSSERWINDGANMKSQLEALGYEVDLQYAEDDVQAQVSQIENMIAGGVNCLVIASIDSQALVNVEEQAKAAGIPIIAYDRLLMDTDAVSYYATFDNKGVGTAIGKYIEESKDLPAAKAAGEFYTIEFFMGSPDDNNAVMLYNGVMEVLQPYLDDGTLVCKSGRTSFEDTCILRWSQETAQQNCENYLTGFYADDKLDIACSAFDGFAYGIKAALEGAGYTLGEDWPLITGQDAELMAVKNIISGYQTMSIYKDTRLLAEKCVTMVQAVLEGSEPEINDTEQYNNNKLVVPSYLCTPVAVDSGNYEEIIVDGGYYTADQLAE from the coding sequence ATGAAAAGAAAACTCTTAAGTGCCATCATTAGCGTAGCTATGGCAGCAACTCTGTTAGCGGGCTGTGGAAGCACAGTTGCAACAACGGAGACTCCGGCAGTGACAGAGACTACAGAAGATACGGCAGCTCCTGCAGAGGATACAACAGAACCGGCAGCAGATACAGCAGCGTCAGGCGCCGGCAAAAAAGTAGGTGTAGCAATGCCTACCCAGTCATCCGAAAGATGGATCAACGACGGCGCGAACATGAAGAGTCAGTTGGAGGCACTTGGATATGAGGTTGATCTTCAGTATGCGGAAGATGATGTTCAGGCTCAGGTTTCTCAGATTGAGAATATGATTGCCGGCGGTGTAAACTGCCTCGTAATCGCATCTATCGACTCTCAGGCACTCGTTAACGTTGAAGAACAAGCTAAAGCGGCAGGCATTCCGATCATCGCATATGACCGTCTGCTTATGGACACGGATGCAGTTTCTTACTATGCGACCTTCGACAATAAGGGCGTAGGCACTGCGATCGGTAAATATATCGAAGAAAGCAAAGATTTACCGGCGGCTAAGGCAGCAGGTGAATTCTATACCATCGAATTCTTTATGGGTTCTCCTGATGATAATAATGCAGTAATGTTATATAACGGAGTTATGGAAGTGCTGCAGCCTTACCTCGATGACGGTACGCTCGTATGTAAATCCGGGAGGACTTCCTTTGAAGATACATGTATCTTAAGATGGTCTCAGGAAACAGCTCAGCAGAATTGTGAGAATTATTTAACCGGTTTCTATGCGGATGATAAACTCGATATCGCCTGCTCGGCATTCGATGGGTTCGCATACGGTATTAAAGCAGCTCTTGAGGGCGCTGGCTACACCTTAGGTGAAGACTGGCCGCTCATCACCGGACAGGATGCAGAGCTTATGGCAGTTAAGAACATCATCAGCGGATATCAGACAATGTCCATTTACAAGGATACACGTCTCCTCGCTGAAAAGTGCGTAACGATGGTTCAGGCAGTTTTGGAGGGTTCTGAGCCTGAAATCAACGATACCGAGCAGTACAATAACAACAAGCTCGTAGTTCCTTCTTATCTTTGCACACCGGTAGCGGTTGATTCCGGCAACTATGAGGAAATTATTGTTGACGGGGGATACTACACAGCTGATCAGTTAGCTGAATAA